The Punica granatum isolate Tunisia-2019 chromosome 4, ASM765513v2, whole genome shotgun sequence sequence TTCTCGGCCTTAGAACGTGTGATAGGACTTGAACTAGATCTGGCCTCATCCTGGATTGCATTCTGGGGCACATCACTTGTTGAGGCATCATGCGGCAGGTAAGGCCAAATTTAGCAAGCTATAATTTCGAATGGCAATGTAAATTGTAAattccattgggcttataaTTCAAGCCAAAAAGTTGTGTGGTTCCCGCGGTCTTCCACACTCGAGCAAGGGGGTCAAACCAACTATGAGCTTGGATTCCGCTTCTGGACTCGGATTTCACTGGCCACGAGTTTCACACTCGGGCTTGGCGTGGTGTAAGCCCCCACACGAGTGCACGAAATCCTAATATACtctgatataatgtaaaattcCACTAGGCTTGTAAGCGATTGAGCTTATCTTCAATCCAACGGCTCGAGCTAATAGATTGTGGTactcaatctcttataaacccgtgtatttctctttaatttgtaTGTGTTGGACAATCTCTCTCAACATAAAACATGCACACATAGCTCTTAATCAAATGTTAGCTAAGAAACTAGAGTTGTTTTTTACCTTGGTTTGCATAAGTTGTTGGGCTCGCTTATACACCAATGTTTCATGTGTGTTCAGCTACGAAATTAGCTTTTGATTGAATCGAGCCAGAGCTTGGTTCATAATTTTCATGATATGCTCTGGACAAGATTCAGATAATTGAACGACACCACAGTGCAAGGAAAAGAACATGAAGCCCAATATTAATTTACACAAATGCAATTGACAGACTGATAAAACAAATTAGGCGAACGGATTCGGGATTCTATAAATTATCGCCTCCGAATGGTCCCTCTTAACAATCTACACCCTGCTGCAATTTCTTCGGAATCACAGATGATGAGCTGATGACAATAACCTTCTGTTAGCTAAGAACTAATCTATCCACAAGATTTAGAGAGTAAATTTTCGCTATTCATAAACACATAAAAATGGCAGATTTATAGGTTCAAGAGATAAGCCGAGGCAGTCAGGTTTTGAAGCCACGGGCTGTTGAACTGAGTCCAGAAGCTGTCCTGTGTCCAGTCCGCGGTGCACTTGGGCAGCTGAAGCTCCATCAAATCATCACTCCCCCATGGAAGTTTAAGAGAAGGGGTCATTTTCAACTTCTTTAACTGATCATTTTTGCTTTCCTCAGATTGCTCTGCCATCGGGGACAGGATCATTTCCTGTGCTTCCTCTTTTAGTGGGTGTTCAGTTTTCGGCCAAGTCAGTTCTCCATGGTGGCTGGTGAAGGAGACTCTGTCGATTGGAGACGGTGGCGGCGAATAGGAACTTGGAGAGCCTTGGACGTTCTTGGCTGCTTCTTCCATAGCAGCCCTTTGCTCCAGCACTTTCATGGAAGTTGCCTTCCTATATATCTTGCAGAGCACCATGTCCTGCATTGTGGAATGCGGGGGACGTTATGGTCGTTACTTGGGTCTAATACGTTGCTCGCATAATTGCTAAATGCAACCTGAGTGATTTAGTACTCTAGCCCAATAGAATTAAATCGTCCTGTCCTATGAAAGAGTAAATTCTAAACATTTATCAATCATCGTGTTTTTCAGCGTTGTCATTACCTTAGGCAAGGGGGAGTTATCGGGGAGGCGGTACTCGTTCATGACCCAGTCGGTCTTGCTGCCCCGAGGCGCTCTCCCTGTGTAGAAAACCAGGGTCTTCCTCAGCCCGATCAACTGCTTGTGGTCCGATGACTTCATGATCTTCCTGTCCGACCCGGTGGCTTTCCAGAACCCATTTTCAGTCGTCCGGTTCGGCCGGCCCAGGCTGCCATGCTTCTTGTCTCTCGGGACGAAGAAGTACCACTCCCTCTCCCCGTTAATCTTAGCCAGTCCTGATGATGCACAGAAAGACAGTACTCTAGACATCAGCATATAGTGCAAAGTATGATATTAATTTGGTAATAATATTCTACAAAACAGAAACATCATACGTAACAAAATCTCCACGTATACATGCATACTGCATACCAGGAAGTTTCCAGGGATCGTGATGGTAGATGTTAAGGACACCGATCACGTCGAAGCTTAGCATCTTGTCGGAGACCGTGTTCTTGAGGTAGAAATCGAGGAGCTCCTCCTCGGTCGGGTGGAACCGGAATCCTGGGAGGCCAAATTGTAGAGCCATATATGTAAGTATAAACACTATCTATCTATTATCTTTAAGTGTCAAGGACGTTATTACTGCATGAGAAAACCGGGAAAGAAGTCTATGGCTCAGTTTAGAAATGACAGGTCTGTTGATGATATTTATACGTTCCAAGATGTTGGTGTTAGGGGCGACTTGGTCAAGTGCTCGGCagccacacacacacacacaaaaactAAGATAATAAAGTCACAAAACTGTTCTGGGAGCATTATAGGGAGAAGAAATAATACAGTGATAGTGGAGCCCACGCGGTTATTTGAGGGACATCGACTCCATTATAAAGTCCTAAGGATGTAACAGAACTGATATGGACATCAACACTTTCCTGGATCCCATGGTTGATGTCCCATTTTCCTTTCTTAATGAATTCCATTTTTTAGTGATCCtgttattttgaatttataacGAAGAACCGCAAGTAGAGATATTATATTAAGCTCGGGATTGCTTCCCAAGAAGACTCAGTAGGATTTGAATTCGAGACTTCTTCTAAAAGcaataatatacatattaaaCTCGAATTAAAAGAAGGAATTCTTATCtggatttaaaaaaatatagtaaaattttagCAAATAGCCTTTTGATCGAGCTcatgaatttaatttattgtaaAGGCGGTTCTTTCTTAGCAGGAGGAAGaatcatttaaatattttccatTGACATGCGAAATTATGAATTGACTGAGAATATGGGTGGGAGGACTTACTGTGTGGGAAGTCTCCCATTTTTCCAGGAGAATTTCTGGCATACTCTCTtctattgatatatatatatatatatatatatatatatattttgcgcTGAGTGGATTATATATGAATAGTTTTTCTAAATCAGTGGTCATCTGGTCTTTAATTTCTCCCGTGACTGCATATAATGTAATTACTCTACGCGCATTAGGGCTGCGGTCCAGTATTTCactccacaaaaaaaaaaaatctattttctCGTTGTGTAGGTCAAAATCCTCATCGATTAGAAGAGGATTAGGCAGAAAAACAGATTACTTCTCGGTTATTTGCTGGCGTTTAAAGGATGATTATTGGATTTGTATCTCAGAAAAATTActttaaatatatgaaatgtcGACCGAGATTATTGATTTACAGTTCGCAATTGTCGATCTCAAAATAACCCTTTTGAAGCTTGGCAATGGAGTTTCGGGTAGTGATCACTGCCAATGTAACACTGCAAGGAATCCGCGTATAAGCTGTGAGCCAGATCGCCGAGCCCTGGTAGCTATTGTTGTGATGACAATCATTTTCAGTGCCATACATCACGCCGTTCATTTATGGGATGCATACGTATTGCGTGGTGAAGCACTCCTAGATATGTAatatcatgatatatatatatatatttgtctgAGATATCAGATCATGCCTTAAAGACTCACTTTCGAGAGAAAATccatttaagaaaaaaaaaaaaaaaagatttcatgACATTACAAATGGTATATGTCATTCCGGGCATTGCCTCGTTATATGTTACACCTTACACCGATTGGAAATCTAAGTACGGATGCTAAGTTAGATCATGTCTTTGTCTTTGACATGTGTATATTTAGGTggttcttttaaaattcaaaggCAAAATCTACCCATCGAACCTCTTATTCTCAGCAAATATTTGTCCACGAAAAGCCATTTTCTAGAACACGACAACTTTCAAGAGCAAACAAGaagcaagaaagaaagaaaggaacaaCTGGTCGATCGTAATGTACCAAGTCACTGTGCAACCACCATTGGATTGCCACTGATGGCGTCACTgacttactttttttttttatataatagcAAATAGGCAATTTGATCCATGACTTATGGGTGTTATGTCAATTGACTCACTAACTTATTTATTGTATCAATTTGGTCTCTGAGTTTGtcaatttgcatcaatttggtccctcaGTGAAGAAaattacatcaaattggtccTTCTTACATCAATGAGGTCTCTCGATGAAAAAATTGCATCATGTAGGTCCTTTGATTGCGTCAAATTGGTCATTTGTCACATCAGTGAGGTCTTCTATGGCATTGAATTAACTGCATGTTCTAACGCCATTAAATGATGCATCACTTTGGTTCAACGTTATATCAAATAAgtctttcttcattttcttttttcttttttttttccatctttCCACCCAATtgggaaaagaagaagagcaatAGGGGAACTCCAGGAGGGGGCTCCCTCACCGATGAACCCTCCAGCGACCTCCCCCAAGGTGAGGTCACCGAAGGGGTTGTCTAGGGAGGAGGTCGCCAGCGAGGGAGCTCCAATCAGGACTCCccctaaaaaaaatgatgttgTTTTGGGTAATGTACTCAAAACGATGttgtattgagttaaaaaatGACATCATTTTGAATAATGGCCTCAAACAATGTCGTTTTCTTcttgttgttgttttttttttttgaggggAGCCCCCGCCGGAGCTCCCCCTATGTTTACTCTCTTTTCGAAAGAGAGGAACATAGGGGGGAACTCCAGTCGGGGTTGTCCCGCCGACGACCTCACCTTGGGGGGAGTTCACCGACGAGGGAGCCCCACTCGAGCTCCTCCTTGTTCCCCGAAACAGGGTATAGCTTGGGTGGGGGCTCCCCCActattgttcttttttttttatttttccatttttggaggaaaaagaaaaagggaaacgAAGAATATACTAATTTGAAACACCTaactaatatattataaacaCAGTGGGAAAAAGTCATATCATTTTGCTCATCAATTACATCAAATAAGTTCATTCACAATTAACAGTCGTTACGCTCTGTCATCCCAACGTTAAGCGACCTATATAATGTAACAGGGGACCCATTTGATGGGACACTTTCACTTGAGGAAAAATTTGATGCAATTTTCTTCATTGAGGGACCTAAATTATGTAacaatgaccaaattgataaactcagggaccaaattgatgcaaaaaaaataagtcaggGATCCAATTGATATAACACCCATAAGTCAGGGATCAAATTgcccatttatttttttataagttatTAAAGGGGCCAGGCAGGGCGAACGGTGTAGCAAGCCTCCTAGGATTGGGGTGAAAACGGGTAGGTTCGGGtggttttttttcaaaatatt is a genomic window containing:
- the LOC116202446 gene encoding NAC domain-containing protein 22-like, whose translation is MALQFGLPGFRFHPTEEELLDFYLKNTVSDKMLSFDVIGVLNIYHHDPWKLPGLAKINGEREWYFFVPRDKKHGSLGRPNRTTENGFWKATGSDRKIMKSSDHKQLIGLRKTLVFYTGRAPRGSKTDWVMNEYRLPDNSPLPKDMVLCKIYRKATSMKVLEQRAAMEEAAKNVQGSPSSYSPPPSPIDRVSFTSHHGELTWPKTEHPLKEEAQEMILSPMAEQSEESKNDQLKKLKMTPSLKLPWGSDDLMELQLPKCTADWTQDSFWTQFNSPWLQNLTASAYLLNL